Part of the Candidatus Glassbacteria bacterium genome is shown below.
TGAACACGGACTGCTGCTGGCTGTCTAATTTAGGCCCTTTCATCCCCATTTTCTCGGCGCATTCCGGGCAAAGATTGTAGCTGACAACCTTGCCGTCCTTGACCTGGGTGAAATGAATTTTGGCCTCGCTGTCATTACATTTTTCGCACTTCATCGTTTCGGATCACCTCTGCATCAATTTATGTTTCCAGCTTACCCGCGCAAACCGGGATTTTCCAGCCGGTTGAGTCCCTCAGTTCCGGTAAAGTTTCCCATCTCTTAAAAGATAAGATTTTTCCGCCTCGGCCGCCAATGATTCATTGTGCGTAACCAGCACAAAGCCGGCTTTTCTGCTCTCGATACCACCGAAGAGCATCCGGGCCACCATCCGGCTGTTTTCGCTGTCCAGATTGCCCGTCGGCTCGTCGGCCAGCACGAAATCCGGCTGGTGGACCAGTGCGCGGGCCACGGCCACTCTCTGCTGCTCGCCCCCGGAGAGCTGGGCGGGGCGGTGGTGAAGGCGATCGCCAAGACCGAGTTCGGTCAGGATTTCCGCCGCCCGGCGGTTGGCCTCGGCCGGGTCGGCTCCCATGATCCGCAACGGCATGCCCGCGTTTTCCACCGCACTGAACTCGGCCAGCAGGTAATGGAACTGGAAAACAAACCCCAGCCTGTGGTTACGCACCTCGCTGCGACGGGCGTCGTCGAGGGCGAACATATCTTCGCCGCCCAGTTCGACAGTCCCGCCGCTGGGAACATCGAGCGCCCCCAGGATATGCAGCAGCGTGCTCTTACCCGCCCCGCTCGCCCCCAGGATCGCCACCGATTCACCGGAGCGCACCTCGAGATCGATTCCGCGCAGCACCTCCAGGGTTATCTCGCCGCTGGGGAAAACCTTGCGCACGCCGGCGGCGTTCAGACTCAGCTCACTCATGCCTGATCGCCTCCACCGGGGGCAGCGTAGCCGCCCGGAACGCCGGGTACAGGGTAGCCAGCAGGCTGATCGCCATGCTGGCCGCGCAGATTATCACGATATCCCCGGCCTGGATATTGACCGGGATACTGCTGATAAAGTAGACATCGCCCGGCACGCTGATCAGGTCGTAGGTGTTGAGCAGCACGCTCAGGCCCCAGCCGCAGGAGGCGCCCAGGGCCGTGCCCACCGTCCCGATAATCAGGCCGTTGAAGACGAATATCCGGCCCACGGCCCGGCTGGTGAGCCCCATCGAGCGCAGAATGCCGATCTCCCTGTTCTTGTCCATCACCAGCATGGTCAGCGTACTGACAATATTGCTGGCGGCCACCAGCACGATCAGGGTCAGGATGATAAACATCACCACTTTTTCGAGCTTGAGCGCCTCGAACAGGTTGCGGTTGTGGGAGATCCAGTCGGTTGCCGAATACGGGTATCCGCCCAGCACGTCAACCAGCTCATCGCGCATCTCCCGCGCCCGCTCGATATCCTCCAGCCGGACCTCGATCTTGTTGATCGCGTCGCGGTAGCCGAAAAAACTCTGGGCGTCAGCCAGCGAAACATAGAGGAACTGTGCGTCCACCTCGTACAACCCGGTTTCGAATATCCCGGTAACCCTGAACTTGCGCCAGGGCGCTGAAAGTCCGAACGGGGTTATCTTGATTC
Proteins encoded:
- a CDS encoding lipoprotein-releasing ABC transporter permease subunit; this encodes MRVELFIGLRYLFSRRNSRIPSIFTLISIGGVLLGVMALIVILAVLNGFHDDLKEKILGTMPHVTLLNYVDDSITGYDSLLALVENTPGVADASPLIYSEGMVVGRGGENTGAFVRGVIPEQERQVVDIDNYIYSGAFSFDYEETEGEKEYPGTVIGSYMAQILRVGVGDEITLWAPKGIKITPFGLSAPWRKFRVTGIFETGLYEVDAQFLYVSLADAQSFFGYRDAINKIEVRLEDIERAREMRDELVDVLGGYPYSATDWISHNRNLFEALKLEKVVMFIILTLIVLVAASNIVSTLTMLVMDKNREIGILRSMGLTSRAVGRIFVFNGLIIGTVGTALGASCGWGLSVLLNTYDLISVPGDVYFISSIPVNIQAGDIVIICAASMAISLLATLYPAFRAATLPPVEAIRHE
- a CDS encoding ABC transporter ATP-binding protein, with the protein product MSELSLNAAGVRKVFPSGEITLEVLRGIDLEVRSGESVAILGASGAGKSTLLHILGALDVPSGGTVELGGEDMFALDDARRSEVRNHRLGFVFQFHYLLAEFSAVENAGMPLRIMGADPAEANRRAAEILTELGLGDRLHHRPAQLSGGEQQRVAVARALVHQPDFVLADEPTGNLDSENSRMVARMLFGGIESRKAGFVLVTHNESLAAEAEKSYLLRDGKLYRN